A region from the Nocardioides exalbidus genome encodes:
- the rpsA gene encoding 30S ribosomal protein S1, whose amino-acid sequence MTSTLSTLPDYDAPQVAVNDIGSEEDFLAAIDATIKYFNDGDIVDGTIVKVDRDEVLLDIGYKTEGVIPSRELSIKHDVDPNEVVSVGDKVEALVLQKEDKEGRLILSKKRAQYERAWGTIEQVKEEDGVVEGTVIEVVKGGLILDIGLRGFLPASLVEMRRVRDLQPYVGQTLEAKIIELDKNRNNVVLSRRAWLEQTQSEVRHGFLTQLQKGQIRKGVVSSIVNFGAFVDLGGVDGLVHVSELSWKHIDHPSEVVAVGDEVTVEVLDVDMDRERVSLSLKATQEDPWQHFARTHQIGQIVPGKVTKLVPFGSFVRVEEGIEGLVHISELAERHVEIPEQVVQVNDDVMVKIIDIDLERRRISLSLKQANETAAAADVEEFDPTLYGMTATYDEQGNYVYPEGFDPETGEWLEGFDEQRAVWEDQYAKAHARWEAHVKQQEEAKQAEVEAGEATSYSSGGDDAAETGGDTGGSLASDEALQALREKLTGGSN is encoded by the coding sequence ATGACGAGCACCCTCTCCACTCTTCCGGACTACGACGCGCCCCAGGTGGCCGTCAACGACATCGGGTCCGAAGAGGACTTCCTCGCGGCGATCGACGCGACGATCAAGTACTTCAACGACGGCGACATCGTCGACGGCACCATCGTCAAGGTGGACCGCGACGAGGTCCTCCTCGACATCGGCTACAAGACCGAGGGCGTCATCCCCTCGCGCGAGCTGTCCATCAAGCACGACGTCGACCCCAACGAGGTCGTTTCCGTGGGCGACAAGGTCGAGGCCCTCGTCCTCCAGAAGGAGGACAAGGAAGGTCGCCTGATCCTGTCCAAGAAGCGCGCCCAGTACGAGCGCGCCTGGGGCACCATCGAGCAGGTCAAGGAGGAGGACGGCGTCGTCGAGGGCACCGTCATCGAGGTCGTCAAGGGCGGCCTCATCCTCGACATCGGTCTCCGCGGCTTCCTGCCGGCCTCGCTCGTCGAGATGCGTCGCGTCCGCGACCTGCAGCCCTACGTCGGCCAGACGCTCGAGGCGAAGATCATCGAGCTCGACAAGAACCGCAACAACGTGGTCCTGTCGCGCCGTGCCTGGCTCGAGCAGACCCAGTCCGAGGTCCGCCACGGCTTCCTGACCCAGCTCCAGAAGGGCCAGATCCGCAAGGGTGTCGTCTCCTCGATCGTCAACTTCGGTGCGTTCGTGGACCTCGGCGGCGTCGACGGCCTCGTGCACGTCTCCGAGCTGTCGTGGAAGCACATCGACCACCCGTCCGAGGTCGTCGCCGTGGGCGACGAGGTCACCGTCGAGGTCCTCGACGTGGACATGGACCGCGAGCGTGTCTCCCTGTCGCTGAAGGCGACGCAGGAGGACCCGTGGCAGCACTTCGCCCGCACCCACCAGATCGGCCAGATCGTCCCGGGCAAGGTCACCAAGCTGGTGCCCTTCGGTTCGTTCGTCCGCGTCGAGGAGGGCATCGAGGGCCTCGTGCACATCTCCGAGCTGGCCGAGCGCCACGTGGAGATCCCGGAGCAGGTCGTCCAGGTCAACGACGACGTCATGGTCAAGATCATCGACATCGACCTCGAGCGTCGCCGGATCTCGCTGTCGCTCAAGCAGGCCAACGAGACCGCTGCGGCCGCCGACGTGGAGGAGTTCGACCCGACCCTCTACGGCATGACCGCGACCTACGACGAGCAGGGCAACTACGTCTACCCCGAGGGCTTCGACCCCGAGACGGGCGAGTGGCTCGAGGGCTTCGACGAGCAGCGTGCGGTCTGGGAGGACCAGTACGCCAAGGCGCACGCCCGCTGGGAGGCGCACGTCAAGCAGCAGGAGGAGGCCAAGCAGGCCGAGGTCGAGGCCGGCGAGGCCACGTCCTACTCCTCCGGCGGCGACGACGCGGCCGAGACCGGTGGCGACACCGGCGGCTCGCTCGCTTCCGACGAGGCGCTGCAGGCGCTCCGCGAGAAGCTGACCGGCGGCTCCAACTGA
- a CDS encoding phosphotransferase family protein, with amino-acid sequence MDDAGSSLTPLAGGWSGRTFLGEAGGERVVVRLYPPDDPRGPEAPEVDQAVLHLVRGLLPVPDVLEVRRPRPGTGEPGLLVTGWLPGERGDVVVGRLEGEEDADGLRRLGGSMGTVAATLAGMPVRRPGTFLDAELALGDLPDVDLPEWADHRLAGWSSEERGALAEVARDAQDLLDTVGRASLVHSDLNPKNVLVGPGSLVVTAVLDWEFAHAGHPWTDVGNLLRFERHPAYVEGVLAAWTGLRGGTAEDLLDGARAADLWALVDLAARAGDNPVADRAAVLVRAVADSGDLHAWPF; translated from the coding sequence GTGGATGACGCAGGCAGCTCCCTGACCCCGCTGGCGGGTGGGTGGTCGGGTCGCACGTTCCTCGGGGAGGCCGGCGGGGAGCGCGTCGTCGTACGCCTCTACCCGCCCGACGACCCGCGCGGGCCGGAGGCACCCGAGGTCGACCAGGCGGTGCTCCACCTCGTGCGCGGCCTGCTTCCGGTGCCCGACGTGCTCGAGGTACGACGACCGCGCCCCGGCACCGGCGAGCCGGGCCTGCTGGTGACCGGGTGGCTGCCGGGGGAGCGGGGCGACGTCGTCGTCGGGCGGCTCGAGGGCGAGGAGGACGCGGACGGGTTGCGCCGCCTCGGTGGGTCCATGGGCACCGTCGCGGCCACGCTCGCGGGGATGCCGGTCCGACGCCCGGGCACGTTCCTCGACGCGGAGCTCGCGCTCGGCGACCTCCCCGACGTCGACCTTCCCGAGTGGGCGGACCACAGGCTCGCGGGCTGGTCGTCCGAGGAGCGGGGGGCGCTGGCGGAGGTGGCGCGCGACGCCCAGGACCTCCTCGACACGGTGGGCCGGGCGAGCCTGGTGCACAGCGACCTCAATCCCAAGAACGTGCTCGTCGGTCCGGGGTCCCTGGTCGTCACGGCCGTGCTGGACTGGGAGTTCGCGCACGCCGGTCACCCGTGGACCGACGTCGGCAACCTCCTGCGCTTCGAGCGGCACCCGGCCTACGTGGAGGGGGTGCTGGCCGCATGGACCGGGCTGCGCGGCGGCACCGCCGAGGACCTCCTCGACGGTGCCCGCGCGGCCGACCTGTGGGCGCTGGTCGACCTGGCGGCGCGCGCCGGCGACAACCCGGTGGCGGACCGTGCTGCGGTCCTGGTCCGAGCTGTCGCCGACAGCGGCGACCTCCATGCCTGGCCCTTCTAG
- a CDS encoding Ig-like domain-containing protein, with amino-acid sequence MPHHSLRRLLSATTTLALVPVMALALTSTPASAAPLPAAYSANAHGDVVGLDVNLLTLDLAGVAVGHSRSTATSTATTGGSTATSANLDGNLAGTGLALGQQVSTAPPSVNPDPQDLLGVNLAPVINVGTIRGDTEATYSSNPATCAPADATGVRVLSDAQTQLAGLTLASLPILGTVADVSASQARTRTFLEDPGTGRSSVVSRTTTSIGDISLLGGTVGIKVARPVVLEARSNGTTGTASYTNPPSVSVTANGTTVNILPGGSRQINLGVLGALANLTVSVRAAQNTSSGATGAASTDAFLSIDLNVLGGLGRPAADVNLDLAPMSVQATAPQGGVECPVIDTTAPGAPVITSPAGGSTTNDTTPTFSGTAEPGSTVVVRNAGGTQVCTATTGSGGSWTCTPASPLPAGQATYSATATDAAGNTSPATNVTFTIDTATTIDLVEPASGSTTNDVTPLVAGTGEAGASVVVREGATQVCTATVAANGSWSCTPGSALSAGSHTLTATATDAAGNTATDTTTFTIDPGGDDTTPPGAPVITSPANGSTTDDATPTFSGIAEPGSTVVVRNAGGTQVCTATTGTGGSWTCTPASPLPDGEATYTATATDAAGNTSPEASVRFTVDTTAPTVPVITTPAQDSVTNDTTPEFTGTAEPGSTVVVRNAGGNQVCTDTTSAGGSWSCTPTSPLPVGRATYTATARDAAGNTSPAADVTFTIDTAAPTAPVITAPAGGSTTTDSTPPFSGNAEAFSTVVVEDSDGNEVCTAVTGAGGSWSCTPAAPRPDGEATYTATATDAAGNTSPDAAVTFTIDTFTTIDVVAPPNGSTTSDTTPELSGNAEPGSTVVVEDSDGNEVCTATAGPGGIWRCTPATPLPEGEDTYTATATDAVGNTATATTTFTIDTESVDTTPPGAPVISAPVDDTVIDDATPEFSGTAEPGSTVVVEDSDGAEVCRAVTGAGGQWSCTPAQQLPDGEDTFTATATDAAGNTSAGTDVTFTIDTAAPTAPVITAPAGGSTTTDSTPPFSGTAEALSTVVVEDSDGNEVCTAVTGAGGSWSCTPDEPLPGGQHTYTAAATDAAGNTSPDATVTFTVDTTAPGAPVITSPAAGSVTNDTTPTFSGTAEPGSTVVVRNAGGTQVCTATTGAGGSWTCTPASPLPAGQATYSATATDAGGNTSPAADVTFTIDATAPTAPVITAPAGGSTTTDPTPPFSGTAEPGSTVVVEDPSGNEVCTAVTGPGGSWTCTPTTPLPGGEATYTATATDAAGNTSPATSVTFTIDAAGGSVAPPVISSPAAGATVQATTPDFSGTGQPGLTVTVREGSTVLCTATVGSNGQWSCSSGAVLQPGPHTVSATQAGPAGQSQASTVTFTVAGAPTPNPNPTPTDPDGDGLTNTQEAQLGTDPNKADTDGDGLTDGREVQLGTDPTRADTDKDGLTDGQEVLGVTIRQAFEVCGRKTLRSITVTTDPLRADTDRDGLKDGAEVRGVKIKQKVRTSTGTYKIGKVRTNPTKKDSDRDGLTDKAEITGSKNKKFGKAKTDPATCDTDRGGVSDGAEVKAGANPADSRSTPKRPGRRTTASDLPARQAG; translated from the coding sequence ATGCCGCACCACTCACTCCGCCGACTGCTGTCCGCGACCACCACGCTCGCCCTCGTGCCGGTCATGGCGCTGGCGTTGACGTCGACGCCGGCATCGGCGGCGCCGTTGCCGGCCGCCTACTCGGCGAACGCCCACGGCGACGTGGTCGGGCTCGACGTCAACCTGCTCACGCTCGACCTGGCCGGCGTCGCCGTCGGCCACAGCCGCAGCACCGCGACCAGCACCGCGACGACGGGTGGGAGCACGGCGACCTCCGCCAACCTCGACGGCAACCTCGCCGGGACCGGCCTCGCCCTGGGCCAGCAGGTGTCGACCGCTCCGCCGAGCGTGAACCCGGACCCGCAGGACCTCCTGGGCGTGAACCTCGCGCCGGTGATCAACGTCGGCACGATCCGGGGCGACACCGAGGCGACGTACTCCAGCAACCCCGCCACGTGCGCCCCGGCAGACGCCACCGGCGTCCGCGTCCTCTCCGACGCCCAGACCCAGCTCGCCGGCCTCACCCTCGCCTCGCTGCCCATCCTCGGCACCGTCGCAGACGTCAGCGCCTCCCAGGCGCGGACCCGGACGTTCCTCGAGGATCCCGGCACGGGACGCTCCAGCGTCGTGTCGCGCACGACCACCAGCATCGGTGACATCTCCCTGCTCGGCGGCACCGTGGGCATCAAGGTCGCCCGCCCGGTCGTGCTGGAGGCCCGGTCCAACGGCACCACCGGAACGGCGTCCTACACGAACCCGCCGTCGGTCTCCGTCACCGCGAACGGCACGACCGTCAACATCCTTCCCGGGGGCAGCCGACAGATCAACCTCGGCGTCCTCGGCGCGCTGGCCAACCTCACGGTCTCCGTGCGCGCCGCGCAGAACACCTCGTCGGGCGCGACGGGTGCGGCATCGACCGACGCCTTCCTCAGCATCGACCTCAACGTGCTCGGTGGCCTCGGGCGCCCGGCCGCCGACGTCAACCTCGACCTCGCGCCCATGTCGGTGCAGGCCACTGCTCCCCAGGGCGGCGTCGAGTGCCCCGTCATCGACACCACGGCGCCCGGCGCCCCCGTCATCACCTCCCCGGCCGGCGGCTCCACCACCAACGACACGACGCCGACGTTCTCCGGCACCGCCGAGCCCGGCTCGACCGTCGTGGTCAGGAACGCCGGCGGCACCCAGGTCTGCACCGCGACCACCGGATCCGGCGGCAGCTGGACCTGCACGCCCGCCTCCCCGCTCCCCGCGGGCCAGGCCACCTACAGCGCCACCGCCACCGACGCCGCCGGCAACACCTCCCCCGCGACCAACGTCACCTTCACCATCGACACCGCGACGACGATCGACCTCGTCGAGCCGGCCAGCGGCTCCACGACCAACGACGTCACCCCGCTGGTCGCCGGAACGGGCGAGGCGGGTGCCTCCGTCGTCGTCCGGGAGGGCGCGACCCAGGTCTGCACCGCGACCGTCGCGGCGAACGGCAGCTGGTCGTGCACCCCCGGAAGCGCGTTGTCGGCGGGCTCGCACACCCTGACGGCCACCGCCACCGACGCGGCCGGCAACACGGCGACCGACACGACCACCTTCACCATCGACCCCGGTGGTGACGACACCACTCCGCCCGGCGCCCCGGTCATCACCTCCCCCGCCAACGGCTCCACCACCGACGACGCGACGCCCACGTTCTCCGGCATCGCCGAGCCCGGCTCGACCGTCGTGGTCAGGAACGCCGGCGGCACCCAGGTCTGCACCGCGACCACCGGGACCGGTGGCAGCTGGACCTGCACGCCCGCCTCCCCGCTCCCCGACGGCGAGGCCACCTACACCGCCACCGCCACGGACGCGGCCGGCAACACCTCACCCGAGGCGAGCGTCCGATTCACCGTGGACACCACCGCCCCGACCGTCCCGGTGATCACGACACCGGCGCAGGACTCGGTCACGAACGACACCACGCCGGAGTTCACCGGCACCGCAGAACCCGGCTCGACGGTCGTCGTCAGGAACGCCGGCGGCAACCAGGTCTGCACCGACACGACCAGTGCCGGCGGCAGCTGGAGCTGCACCCCGACGAGCCCGCTCCCCGTCGGCCGGGCCACCTACACCGCCACGGCCAGGGACGCGGCCGGGAACACCTCGCCCGCGGCCGACGTCACCTTCACCATCGACACCGCCGCGCCCACCGCGCCGGTGATCACGGCACCCGCCGGGGGCTCCACCACCACCGACTCGACGCCGCCGTTCTCCGGCAACGCCGAGGCCTTCTCGACCGTCGTGGTCGAGGACTCCGACGGCAACGAGGTCTGCACCGCCGTCACCGGTGCCGGTGGCAGCTGGAGCTGCACGCCCGCCGCGCCGCGACCCGACGGCGAGGCGACCTACACCGCCACGGCCACGGACGCGGCCGGCAACACCTCCCCCGACGCAGCGGTCACCTTCACGATCGACACCTTCACCACGATCGACGTCGTGGCACCGCCGAACGGGTCCACCACGAGCGACACGACCCCGGAGCTCTCCGGCAACGCCGAGCCCGGCTCGACCGTGGTGGTCGAGGACTCCGACGGCAACGAGGTCTGCACCGCCACCGCGGGCCCCGGCGGCATCTGGCGCTGCACGCCCGCGACTCCGCTCCCCGAGGGCGAGGACACCTACACGGCCACCGCGACCGATGCGGTCGGCAACACCGCGACGGCGACGACGACGTTCACGATCGACACCGAGAGCGTCGACACCACGCCCCCCGGCGCCCCGGTCATCAGTGCCCCGGTCGACGACACCGTCATCGACGACGCCACTCCGGAGTTCTCCGGCACGGCTGAGCCGGGGTCGACGGTCGTGGTCGAGGACTCCGACGGCGCCGAGGTCTGCCGGGCCGTCACCGGTGCGGGCGGTCAGTGGAGCTGCACCCCCGCCCAGCAGCTGCCCGACGGTGAGGACACCTTCACCGCCACGGCGACGGACGCGGCCGGCAACACCTCAGCCGGGACCGACGTCACCTTCACCATCGACACCGCCGCGCCCACCGCGCCGGTGATCACGGCACCCGCCGGGGGCTCCACGACCACCGACTCGACGCCGCCGTTCTCCGGCACCGCCGAGGCCTTGTCGACCGTCGTGGTCGAGGACTCCGACGGCAACGAGGTCTGCACCGCCGTCACCGGTGCCGGTGGCAGCTGGAGCTGCACCCCCGACGAGCCGCTGCCCGGCGGCCAGCACACCTACACCGCAGCGGCCACGGACGCGGCCGGCAACACCTCGCCCGACGCGACCGTGACGTTCACGGTCGACACCACGGCGCCCGGCGCCCCCGTCATCACCTCCCCGGCAGCGGGCTCGGTCACGAACGACACCACGCCGACGTTCTCCGGCACCGCCGAGCCCGGATCCACCGTCGTGGTCAGGAACGCCGGCGGCACCCAGGTCTGCACCGCGACCACCGGAGCGGGCGGCAGCTGGACCTGCACGCCCGCCTCCCCGCTCCCCGCGGGCCAGGCCACCTACAGCGCCACCGCCACCGACGCCGGCGGCAACACCTCGCCCGCGGCCGACGTCACCTTCACGATCGACGCCACCGCGCCCACCGCGCCGGTCATCACGGCACCGGCCGGCGGCTCCACGACGACCGACCCGACGCCGCCGTTCTCCGGCACCGCCGAGCCCGGATCCACCGTCGTGGTCGAGGACCCCAGCGGCAACGAGGTCTGCACCGCCGTCACCGGCCCCGGGGGGAGCTGGACGTGCACCCCGACCACCCCGCTGCCCGGCGGTGAGGCCACCTACACCGCCACCGCCACCGACGCGGCCGGCAACACCTCACCCGCGACGAGCGTCACCTTCACCATCGACGCGGCCGGTGGCAGCGTGGCTCCCCCGGTCATCAGCTCGCCTGCGGCGGGCGCAACGGTGCAGGCCACCACGCCCGACTTCTCCGGGACGGGCCAGCCCGGGCTGACGGTCACCGTGCGCGAGGGCTCGACGGTGCTCTGCACGGCCACGGTGGGCAGCAACGGCCAGTGGTCGTGCTCGTCGGGCGCGGTCCTGCAGCCGGGCCCCCACACGGTCTCGGCGACCCAGGCCGGACCTGCCGGCCAGAGCCAGGCCTCCACGGTGACGTTCACGGTGGCAGGTGCGCCCACGCCGAACCCGAACCCGACACCGACCGACCCGGACGGCGACGGCCTGACCAACACCCAGGAGGCCCAGCTGGGCACCGACCCGAACAAGGCCGACACCGACGGCGACGGCCTCACCGACGGCCGGGAGGTGCAGCTCGGCACCGACCCGACCCGGGCCGACACCGACAAGGACGGCCTGACCGACGGCCAGGAGGTGCTGGGCGTCACGATCCGCCAGGCGTTCGAGGTCTGCGGCCGGAAGACGCTGCGGTCGATCACCGTGACGACCGACCCGTTGCGCGCCGACACCGACCGCGACGGGCTGAAGGACGGCGCCGAGGTCCGGGGCGTGAAGATCAAGCAGAAGGTCAGGACGAGCACGGGCACCTACAAGATCGGCAAGGTCCGGACCAACCCGACCAAGAAGGACTCCGACCGCGACGGCCTCACCGACAAGGCCGAGATCACCGGATCGAAGAACAAGAAGTTCGGGAAGGCGAAGACCGACCCGGCCACCTGCGACACCGACCGCGGCGGCGTGTCCGACGGCGCCGAGGTCAAGGCCGGAGCCAACCCGGCCGACTCCAGGTCGACGCCGAAGCGACCGGGGCGCCGCACGACGGCCTCGGACCTCCCGGCCCGGCAGGCGGGCTAG
- a CDS encoding CASTOR/POLLUX-related putative ion channel, which translates to MARTGQQMRLRTAKAMAREGGGTRPAASEGSRMGDRLRYWFDNSMSRGTPALIAWLSVATLVLIVVFSLFVSLLGLRPPADGVPDDFLHEMFYSLLHALDPGTIGGDDPTSWRFVVTMLVLTIAGLFIVSALIGVIAAGIDTKLADLRRGRSIVLERDHTVILGWSDSIYTIISELTLANESRHKPVVVILADRDKVEMEDEVKAKVPDLRGTRVVCRSGSPMDIDDLALSSHTTARSVILLAPDSEDPDSEVIKTLLALTHGGNDGPTIVAEIRNPSNLEVARLVGTDRTVLLDIRETVAKLVVQTSRQSGAAAVYTELFDYDGDEIYFLEHHDLGALTYAETLLAFEKASVIGMIEDGVPTLNPAGDTLVGNRTLVVVAEDDASLETESRSATRPDLDALGTVAGVEEAATQAVLVGWNERAPIVVRELDHYAARGSTLTILTSFGTPEVPALDNIEVTVVPASTTDRATLETYVVDGLDQVIVLCYSDHLGVQAADARTLVTLLHVRDILKNLDSATPVVSEMLDDRNRVLAQVAHVDDVVVSGEIVSLLITQLSEDRRLEAVFEQLLGDEGSEIYLRPAEWYVQPGRQVTYATVVAGAAARGETALGVKSAALADEDPGAGVVVNPAKSHVFDVRPGDRVVVLADS; encoded by the coding sequence ATGGCACGCACCGGGCAGCAGATGCGCCTGCGCACGGCGAAGGCGATGGCCCGCGAGGGAGGGGGCACCCGCCCGGCCGCGAGCGAGGGATCCCGGATGGGGGACCGGCTCCGCTACTGGTTCGACAACAGCATGTCGCGGGGGACACCCGCCCTGATCGCCTGGCTGAGCGTGGCCACGCTCGTGCTGATCGTCGTATTCTCGCTCTTCGTCTCGCTGCTGGGCCTGCGGCCGCCGGCCGACGGGGTCCCGGACGACTTCCTGCACGAGATGTTCTACAGCCTGCTCCACGCCCTCGACCCGGGCACGATCGGCGGTGACGACCCGACCTCGTGGCGCTTCGTGGTGACCATGCTGGTGCTGACCATCGCCGGCCTGTTCATCGTCAGCGCGCTGATCGGCGTCATCGCCGCTGGCATCGACACGAAGCTCGCCGACCTGCGGCGCGGCCGGTCGATCGTCCTCGAGCGCGACCACACCGTGATCCTCGGATGGTCCGACTCGATCTACACGATCATCTCCGAGCTCACGCTCGCCAACGAGAGCCGGCACAAGCCGGTGGTCGTGATCCTCGCCGACCGCGACAAGGTCGAGATGGAGGACGAGGTCAAGGCCAAGGTGCCCGACCTGCGCGGCACCCGGGTGGTGTGCCGTTCGGGCTCACCGATGGACATCGACGACCTGGCGCTCAGCAGCCACACCACGGCCCGCTCGGTGATCCTGCTCGCACCGGACTCCGAGGACCCCGACAGCGAGGTGATCAAGACGCTGCTCGCGCTCACCCACGGTGGCAACGACGGCCCCACGATCGTGGCCGAGATCCGCAACCCCTCCAACCTCGAGGTCGCGCGGCTCGTCGGCACCGACCGCACGGTCCTGCTCGACATCCGGGAGACGGTGGCCAAGCTGGTCGTCCAGACCTCGCGCCAGTCCGGCGCCGCGGCGGTCTACACCGAGCTGTTCGACTACGACGGCGACGAGATCTACTTCCTCGAGCACCACGACCTCGGTGCCCTGACCTACGCCGAGACGCTGCTCGCCTTCGAGAAGGCGTCGGTGATCGGGATGATCGAGGACGGCGTGCCGACCCTCAACCCGGCCGGCGACACCCTCGTCGGCAACCGGACCCTCGTGGTCGTCGCCGAGGACGATGCCTCGCTGGAGACCGAGTCCCGCTCCGCCACGCGGCCCGACCTCGACGCGCTGGGCACCGTCGCCGGCGTCGAGGAGGCAGCCACGCAGGCGGTGCTGGTCGGCTGGAACGAGCGCGCGCCGATCGTCGTGCGCGAGCTCGATCACTACGCCGCGCGCGGCTCCACGCTCACGATCCTCACGTCGTTCGGCACTCCCGAGGTCCCCGCCCTCGACAACATCGAGGTGACCGTGGTGCCGGCCTCGACGACCGATCGCGCCACGCTGGAGACGTACGTCGTCGACGGGCTCGACCAGGTGATCGTGCTCTGCTACTCCGACCACCTCGGGGTGCAGGCCGCGGACGCCCGCACCCTCGTGACGCTGCTCCACGTGCGCGACATCCTCAAGAACCTCGACTCGGCGACACCGGTGGTCAGCGAGATGCTCGATGACCGCAACCGGGTGCTGGCCCAGGTCGCGCACGTCGACGACGTCGTCGTCAGCGGTGAGATCGTGAGCCTGCTGATCACCCAGCTCTCGGAGGACCGCAGGCTCGAGGCGGTCTTCGAGCAGCTGCTCGGCGACGAGGGGAGCGAGATCTACCTGCGACCCGCGGAGTGGTACGTCCAGCCCGGCCGCCAGGTCACCTACGCCACGGTCGTCGCCGGCGCGGCGGCCCGGGGCGAGACGGCGCTGGGCGTGAAGTCCGCCGCGCTGGCCGACGAGGACCCCGGTGCCGGCGTGGTGGTCAACCCGGCCAAGTCGCACGTGTTCGACGTACGCCCCGGTGACCGGGTCGTCGTGCTCGCCGACAGCTGA
- a CDS encoding GlxA family transcriptional regulator, producing the protein MKKVAVVVQEQPEPFGLGALCEVWAEPYHPDDDNPVFDFVVVTPTPGRLRGRAGFDLVVEHGLEEAADADLVCLVPKTGSTGSAPEVSELLRATHARGAMLFAHCSATFMLGEAGLLDGRRCTTHWRYATELAERYPEATVDRDVLYVQDGTIVTGAGSAAALDAALHVMRQQFGAKVAATTARRMVVPPHRDGGQAQFIARPVPVCESEALAPLLAWIGANLAEELDVETLARQVHMSGRTFARRFKEETGTTPYSWILGERVRAAQELLEQTDHSIDWVAGEVGFGNAATLRHHFGRSRGVSPQEYRRTFRTPA; encoded by the coding sequence ATGAAGAAGGTGGCGGTCGTCGTCCAGGAGCAGCCCGAGCCGTTCGGCCTCGGTGCGCTGTGCGAGGTGTGGGCCGAGCCCTACCACCCCGATGACGACAACCCGGTCTTCGACTTCGTCGTCGTCACGCCGACCCCCGGTCGCCTCAGGGGACGCGCGGGGTTCGACCTCGTCGTCGAGCACGGCCTCGAGGAGGCTGCGGACGCCGACCTCGTGTGCCTGGTGCCGAAGACCGGGAGCACCGGCTCCGCACCCGAGGTCTCCGAGCTGCTGCGCGCCACGCACGCCCGTGGCGCGATGCTCTTCGCCCACTGCTCGGCCACGTTCATGCTGGGCGAGGCCGGGCTGCTCGACGGACGCCGCTGCACCACCCACTGGCGCTACGCCACCGAGCTGGCCGAGCGCTACCCCGAGGCGACCGTGGACCGTGACGTGCTCTACGTCCAGGACGGCACGATCGTGACCGGTGCCGGATCGGCGGCAGCGCTCGACGCCGCCCTGCACGTCATGCGCCAGCAGTTCGGGGCGAAGGTCGCCGCCACCACGGCGCGGCGGATGGTCGTACCTCCGCACCGCGACGGTGGGCAGGCGCAGTTCATCGCACGACCGGTGCCCGTGTGCGAGTCGGAGGCGCTGGCGCCGCTGCTGGCCTGGATCGGCGCCAACCTCGCCGAGGAGCTCGACGTCGAGACGCTCGCCCGGCAGGTGCACATGTCGGGGCGCACCTTCGCGCGGCGCTTCAAGGAGGAGACCGGCACGACGCCCTACAGCTGGATCCTCGGCGAGCGCGTGCGGGCCGCGCAGGAGCTGCTGGAGCAGACCGACCACTCCATCGACTGGGTGGCCGGTGAGGTCGGCTTCGGCAACGCCGCGACCCTGCGCCACCACTTCGGGCGCTCGCGCGGCGTGAGCCCGCAGGAGTACCGGCGCACGTTCCGGACACCCGCCTGA